The window CGGAATGCGCGACGACCACGACGGGCTGCGTTGCGCCTCCGGCAAATTTTGCCATGCGGTCGCCCCAGGCGCTCACTTCCGGATTGTCCCAATCCTCCTGGATGACGCGGCGCGCGGTCCTGAGGTTTCGTTCCCACCTGGTTTGCCAGTGGTCGTCCCCGGAATTCTGCCAGCCGGGAACAATCAGAATATCGACTTCAGAGCTTTTCATCACAGATGTGCTTAGCGGAGGTGTCGCGGCTAGGGAAGGCGACAGAGGTGGCGCGCATCATCTCAATGCAGGCTTTTGGTCGATGCTCCGGTGCGGCGCGGCAACAAAATGTGCCCGATAACTCCGGAACCGGGCGAGCATGCGGACGTTGCCGAGGGGAATGAGTGCAAGATCAAGGAGACGCCCCCCATGAAAATCGAAAATCTGGAAGACCTTTTCAATCATACGCTTGAAGACATCTATTACGCCGAGGGCAAGCTGGTGAAGGCACTGCCGAAGATGGCGAAAGCGTCGGATTCCGCTGCCCTTGCGGAGGCCTTTATGGGGCATCTGGAAGAGACCAAAGAACACGTCGTCCGGCTCGAAGAGGTGTTCAAAGCGCTCGGGCGTAAGCCGAAAGGCACGGAGTGCCCCGCCATCAAGGGTATCCTTGAAGAGGGCGAGGAACTGATGTCGGAAATCAAAGATGCCGACACGCGTGACGCGGCGATGATCGCAGCCGGGCAAGCCGCTGAGCACTACGAGATTACCCGTTACGGCACGCTCGTTTCTTGGGCGAAGCTGCTGGGCCACAAGGATGCTGCTGCTATCCTCGAGAAGACACTCAAGGAAGAGTATGCGGCGGACGACAAGCTGACGAAGCTTGCCGAAGGGCGGCTCAACAAGGAAGCCGCGTAGCGGTTCGACGCGACACAGCATTTCTCTACGCTGTTCAGAAACGCCTTCCTTCGGGGAGGCGTTTTTCATTCGTCGGTAGGCTGACTTTCCACGCGATCGACCGTAGGTTTCCCCGGGTCGTCTCCCGTCGCGGAGGTGTGAGTTGGTGCGAGCCGCTGCCAAATCTCTTTTGGTCGTGTGTGGGGTGTTTGCATTCACCCTAGCGGCTGTTCCGCGTCCAGCACTCGCTCAGTTGTCCGATCCCGTTGAAACGGAAGACGCGGAACGATTTTGTCCGCTGGTATCGAAAGAGTTGGCCGCCAAGGCTGGCGAAGCCGTCAAACGGATGATTCACTGCGACGTCGCCTGCAAAGGATGCGGATGCAAAGGCGGTCCCGGATACCGAAGTCTCGCAACGAAGAAATGTGTCGGCTGGAAAGACATCGTTTCGGTTTGCGGGCCGCCGCCGCATCAAGGGTGCAGCAGAGAATGCGAGCCCGTTGCGCCGGGATGTTCCGGGCGCGCGTGGGTAAAGAAGTTGGCGGCGACGCTCGGGCTTGCTGCGCCGCTTTTTCTTCCGGGTGAGGAAAGGCGCAAGGACGAAGAGCCGAAACGTCCGGTTACTCTGATGGCTCCGGCGGATGCTGGCGCGGATGAGACTGAGCCTGAAAAGCCGATACCGGTCGAGGCCAGTCCGCAGGCGTGCGGTGCAAAACGCTTTTGCCGCGAGATGTCGAGTTGCGAGGAGGCAAAACACTATCTCAACGACTGCGGGCTCACGCAGCTCGATGGCGATGGAGACGGCGTGCCCTGCAATAAGCTTTGCCGGCACCGTTGAGAGAACGGAGCCGGCAATCGCATGAGACGGTCAGGTTGCGCTTCGCGCGCGTTCCGTCAGGCTGTGCCGAAAACGCGACGGAATATCGTGTCGACGTGGGCGGTGTGATAATCGAGGTCAAACATGGCGGCCAGTTTGTCCGGTGGAACCTTGGCCGTCACATCCTTGTCGGCGGTGAGTTCGGCCAGGAAGTCCTTGCCTTGCTCCCACGTCTTCATCGCGTTGCGCTGCACCAGAGCATACGCGTCCTCGCGGCTGACGCCTGCCTGCGTGAGCGCCAGAAGTACGCGCTGGGAATTGTGCAGGCCGCCCAGGCGGTCGAGATTCTTCTTCATCGTCTCGGGATAGACGACCAGCTTCTCGATTACGCCTGCGAGGCGAACGAGGGCGAAGTCGAGAGTGACGGTCGCGTCAGGGCCGATCATGCGCTCGACGCTTGAGTGTGAGATGTCGCGTTCATGCCAGAGCGCGACGTTTTCCATGGCCGGAATCGCATAGGCGCGGACCATGCGGGCAAGGCCGGTCAAGTTTTCAGAAAGCACCGGGTTGCGCTTGTGAGGCATGGCGGACGAGCCCTTCTGCCCCGGCGAGAAGTACTCTTCGGCTTCCAGCACTTCCGTACGCTGTAAGTGCCGGATCTCGACGGCGAGCCGCTCAACGCTGGAAGCCACGACGCCGAGGGTGGCGAAGTACATCGCGTGGCGGTCGCGGGGGATGACCTGCGTGGAAACAGGTTCCGGCGTCAGGCCGAGTTGTTCGGCGACGTAGGTTTCGATCCGCGGGTCGATGTTCGCGAAGGTGCCGATGGCGCCGGAGATGGCGCAGGTGGCGACTTCCTTACGGGCCTCCATCAGACGGTGCCGGGCGCGCTCGAATTCGGCGTAGGCGTAGGCGAGCTTAATGCCGAACGTTGTCGGCTCGGCATGGATGCCGTGGCTGCGTCCGATGGTGATCGTATTCTTGTGTTCGAAGGCGCGGGTCTTGAGTGCAGCCAGAAGTCGATCGACGTCGGCAATCAGGATATCGACGGCGCGCATAAGCTGCACGTTCAAGCAGG is drawn from Hyphomicrobium methylovorum and contains these coding sequences:
- a CDS encoding ferritin-like domain-containing protein — protein: MKIENLEDLFNHTLEDIYYAEGKLVKALPKMAKASDSAALAEAFMGHLEETKEHVVRLEEVFKALGRKPKGTECPAIKGILEEGEELMSEIKDADTRDAAMIAAGQAAEHYEITRYGTLVSWAKLLGHKDAAAILEKTLKEEYAADDKLTKLAEGRLNKEAA
- a CDS encoding excalibur calcium-binding domain-containing protein; this translates as MRAAAKSLLVVCGVFAFTLAAVPRPALAQLSDPVETEDAERFCPLVSKELAAKAGEAVKRMIHCDVACKGCGCKGGPGYRSLATKKCVGWKDIVSVCGPPPHQGCSRECEPVAPGCSGRAWVKKLAATLGLAAPLFLPGEERRKDEEPKRPVTLMAPADAGADETEPEKPIPVEASPQACGAKRFCREMSSCEEAKHYLNDCGLTQLDGDGDGVPCNKLCRHR
- the purB gene encoding adenylosuccinate lyase, translating into MIPRYSRQEMTRIWEPQTRFRIWFEIEAHAATACAQIGLIPESAAKTIWEKGSAANFDVARIDEIEAVTKHDVIAFLTHLAEFIGSDARFVHQGMTSSDVLDTCLNVQLMRAVDILIADVDRLLAALKTRAFEHKNTITIGRSHGIHAEPTTFGIKLAYAYAEFERARHRLMEARKEVATCAISGAIGTFANIDPRIETYVAEQLGLTPEPVSTQVIPRDRHAMYFATLGVVASSVERLAVEIRHLQRTEVLEAEEYFSPGQKGSSAMPHKRNPVLSENLTGLARMVRAYAIPAMENVALWHERDISHSSVERMIGPDATVTLDFALVRLAGVIEKLVVYPETMKKNLDRLGGLHNSQRVLLALTQAGVSREDAYALVQRNAMKTWEQGKDFLAELTADKDVTAKVPPDKLAAMFDLDYHTAHVDTIFRRVFGTA